One segment of Formicincola oecophyllae DNA contains the following:
- the tig gene encoding trigger factor — MQITPKENEGLKKTFTVTVPAADLEAKRDERLKEVGRDLKLPGFRPGKVPAAVVKQRFGEQAEAEALDKALQESFSKILQENDLRPATQPQVSVSEENTGRGGKDLTFDLSFEVVPAIDVPDMNGVALERKVATVTDDVLDKMLADIASRQKRFEDLNEDRPATKDDVLNVDFEGKLDGKPFEGGAAKGVDVELNGEGFIPGFAEGMVGMKPGEERTINVKFPADYPAPNLAGKDATFDIKAHGLKKAAEAKVDDELAKSLGLESLEKMKELLKIRAEHTHQELSQQRLKRSLLDELAKKADFEVPQGLLDAEFEQIWQSVEAEHKMGRLSEEEEKKYGEDLKKDYRAIAKRRVRLGLLLSEIAHKEGIEVSQEELARAVQQEAQRYPGQEKQVLEFFTKNPQAIAGLRGPLLEEKVIDHLLKQAKVEDKEVTPEELSDLSDMDKEAA, encoded by the coding sequence ATGCAGATTACGCCCAAAGAGAACGAAGGTCTGAAAAAGACCTTCACTGTCACCGTTCCGGCCGCTGACCTTGAAGCCAAACGCGATGAGCGGCTGAAGGAAGTGGGCCGTGATCTGAAGCTGCCTGGTTTCCGCCCTGGCAAAGTGCCTGCAGCTGTCGTCAAGCAGCGCTTTGGGGAGCAGGCTGAGGCCGAGGCCCTCGACAAGGCCCTTCAGGAAAGCTTCAGCAAAATCCTGCAGGAAAACGACCTCCGCCCTGCCACCCAACCACAGGTGAGCGTCTCTGAGGAGAACACCGGTCGCGGCGGCAAGGACCTGACCTTCGACCTGTCTTTTGAGGTTGTCCCAGCCATTGACGTCCCCGACATGAACGGTGTTGCGCTGGAGCGCAAGGTCGCTACCGTTACCGATGACGTCCTCGACAAGATGTTGGCTGACATCGCCTCCCGCCAGAAGCGCTTTGAGGACCTTAACGAAGACCGTCCCGCCACCAAGGATGACGTCCTGAATGTTGACTTCGAAGGCAAGCTGGACGGCAAGCCCTTTGAAGGGGGCGCAGCCAAGGGCGTTGACGTGGAGCTGAACGGCGAAGGCTTCATCCCAGGCTTTGCTGAAGGCATGGTTGGCATGAAGCCTGGTGAGGAACGCACCATCAACGTGAAGTTCCCTGCCGACTACCCAGCCCCCAACCTGGCTGGCAAGGACGCCACCTTCGACATCAAGGCCCATGGCTTGAAGAAGGCCGCTGAAGCCAAGGTGGATGATGAGCTCGCCAAATCCCTGGGTCTTGAGAGCCTGGAGAAGATGAAAGAGCTGCTCAAAATCCGCGCTGAGCACACCCACCAGGAGCTTTCGCAGCAGCGCTTGAAGCGCTCCCTGCTGGACGAGCTTGCCAAGAAGGCGGATTTCGAGGTTCCCCAAGGCCTGCTTGATGCTGAGTTCGAGCAGATTTGGCAGAGCGTTGAGGCCGAACACAAGATGGGCCGCCTGAGCGAGGAGGAGGAGAAGAAATATGGCGAGGACCTGAAAAAGGACTACCGCGCCATTGCCAAGCGCCGCGTGCGCCTGGGGCTGCTCCTTTCTGAGATCGCCCACAAGGAAGGCATTGAGGTCAGCCAGGAAGAGCTGGCCCGCGCTGTCCAGCAGGAAGCCCAGCGTTACCCTGGCCAGGAGAAGCAGGTTCTGGAGTTCTTTACCAAGAACCCCCAAGCCATCGCAGGGTTGCGCGGTCCGCTGCTTGAGGAGAAGGTCATCGACCATCTCCTCAAGCAAGCTAAGGTCGAGGACAAGGAAGTGACCCCTGAGGAACTTTCCGACCTCTCCGACATGGATAAGGAAGCGGCGTAA
- a CDS encoding NAD(P)H-hydrate dehydratase has translation MQAQALTKNQTLEKASQAPGQGTLSPYALLTPQQSGVMDKAAGALLPALMEQAGAGAARLLLERGPELGLGEQARVVVLAGPGNNGGDGYVMARHLATARRDVTVVSAGEPRTELAKAARQAWSGAVIPLASFQPDSLLHAEGIVVDALFGAGFKGDLPSAPAAFLQGFKHRMALDMPSGVDGLSGDCAPGVAPCQLTAAFGRLRPGQLLLPGKAVCGVVKAVPMTMPPESIQAMEDAFPAAILRTPTEPVPAEAEGLLRFFHNAPGLWRLPLQTPLDNKYTRGVVSVIGGGVMSGAGRLSLMGARRSGCGLARVAVQAQSAMIYILGAAGAIIDELTPSVTLQTLLEDKRRHTWVCGPGLTSSEVMASFPVLLAAKRQVVADAGTLDWAAGAPEKLRGAAVITPHAGEFARVFNTPRMLGLLKRNRPLAALEAARLTGAVCVLKGSDSVVAAPDGRVAINTHASDGLATAGSGDVLSGVVGTCLAVGMAPWEAACAAVWLHGQAGQAASAREGGWPLAEDVAAELGRARGLATTLQQAG, from the coding sequence ATGCAAGCGCAAGCGTTGACGAAAAACCAGACCTTGGAAAAAGCCTCCCAGGCCCCAGGCCAAGGCACTTTAAGTCCTTATGCTCTCCTCACCCCCCAGCAAAGCGGCGTGATGGACAAGGCTGCTGGCGCCCTTCTGCCAGCCTTGATGGAGCAGGCTGGGGCGGGGGCTGCGCGCCTGCTGCTTGAGAGGGGGCCTGAATTGGGGCTGGGGGAGCAAGCCAGGGTGGTGGTGCTGGCTGGCCCTGGCAACAATGGCGGTGACGGTTACGTGATGGCACGCCACCTGGCCACAGCAAGGCGTGACGTCACTGTGGTCAGCGCTGGGGAACCACGCACTGAATTGGCCAAGGCTGCCCGCCAAGCCTGGTCTGGCGCGGTGATCCCTTTGGCAAGCTTCCAGCCAGACAGCTTGCTGCATGCTGAAGGCATTGTGGTGGATGCGCTCTTCGGGGCGGGCTTTAAGGGTGATTTGCCAAGCGCCCCAGCCGCTTTCCTACAGGGCTTTAAGCACCGCATGGCACTGGACATGCCCAGCGGGGTGGATGGGCTGAGCGGTGACTGCGCCCCAGGTGTTGCGCCCTGCCAGTTGACGGCAGCGTTTGGGCGTCTGCGCCCTGGGCAGTTGCTGCTGCCAGGCAAAGCGGTCTGCGGTGTCGTCAAGGCAGTGCCCATGACGATGCCGCCAGAGTCCATCCAGGCCATGGAAGACGCCTTCCCCGCTGCTATCCTGCGAACGCCCACTGAACCCGTTCCAGCTGAAGCTGAAGGTTTGTTGCGTTTTTTCCACAATGCGCCTGGGCTGTGGCGGCTGCCGCTGCAAACCCCCCTGGACAACAAATACACCCGCGGCGTTGTGAGCGTCATCGGTGGTGGGGTGATGAGCGGTGCCGGACGCCTTTCCCTGATGGGCGCGCGCCGCAGCGGTTGCGGCCTTGCCCGTGTGGCTGTGCAGGCTCAAAGCGCCATGATCTACATTTTGGGTGCCGCAGGGGCCATTATTGATGAGCTGACCCCAAGCGTTACCCTCCAAACGCTGCTTGAAGATAAGCGGCGCCACACGTGGGTGTGTGGTCCTGGCCTGACCTCCTCTGAAGTCATGGCAAGCTTCCCAGTTCTGCTAGCAGCAAAGCGCCAGGTGGTGGCGGACGCAGGCACGCTGGACTGGGCAGCTGGCGCGCCTGAAAAGCTGCGGGGCGCCGCTGTCATCACCCCTCATGCAGGGGAGTTCGCACGTGTTTTCAACACGCCGCGCATGTTGGGGCTGCTCAAGCGCAACCGTCCCCTCGCCGCGTTGGAGGCAGCGCGCCTCACAGGGGCTGTGTGCGTCCTCAAAGGCAGTGACAGCGTGGTAGCCGCCCCTGACGGGCGTGTGGCCATCAACACCCACGCCTCTGACGGGTTGGCCACTGCTGGCTCTGGTGACGTGCTGAGCGGTGTCGTTGGCACATGCCTGGCTGTGGGGATGGCACCTTGGGAAGCGGCCTGCGCCGCTGTGTGGCTTCACGGGCAAGCAGGCCAGGCGGCCTCAGCGCGTGAAGGCGGCTGGCCTTTGGCTGAAGACGTGGCGGCCGAATTGGGCCGTGCGCGCGGCTTAGCGACCACGCTGCAGCAAGCTGGGTGA
- a CDS encoding DEAD/DEAH box helicase — translation MEDKPQNPRTRKRASTINPEPASLGVVGKSETVEAPPAQGEGSNAESAISAASSSPKPTKTTTRRTTRKKAVKDAPAPESAQPQTGEGASISEETPIESASTEAPAKPARKRATRAKSAASTATKAAKTKTTTRRTTRKKAAEDAPAPEGAQPQAGEGASTPEEAPVESASTEAPAKPTRKRATRAKSAASTATKAAKTKTTTRRTTRKKAVEEAPAPESAQPQADEGASTPEANPVEAASTEVEASAKPSEVTPIDTQGHHDRPTSENVQEAGNSPHWHMEAEPIPGGVQVEESYVEPAPQGEGATTAETIIDVTSNEVAPEGLTEPTYPASQEGGFAALGLNQAISGAVQAMGYVAPTPIQAQAIPPLLQGRDVLGIAQTGTGKTASFTLPLIQKLTGRPGKARMPRALILEPTRELALQVAENLERYSQGSGLSSALLIGGTSMNEQRERLRRGADILIATPGRLLDLFERGALLLNGLEFLVIDEADRMLDMGFMPDIERIRQLVPAHVQTAFFSATMAPEMRAIADRFLKTPVEISIAPPASVASTITEEACLVADGMKGPALRRLLYCEGDGNTIVFCNRKRDVDDVQAELARYGAKVGHLHGGLDQSMRFETLERFRQGELKVLVCTDVAARGIDIDSLSCVINYDLPRAPEDYVHRVGRTGRAGQEGHAISLLTEDERPQLEAIEELTGHKLDQVSLDGLTPDASAATKAQELGAPPLQSQEVEPAPTTRQPSTHGRRGQEKRSERTKQREGRPTSASPAQPTPETQDVVLESVVEDTDSLPDSLREAIAPRMAERRAEPLPKHSDHESHQHEGKGRHSRRRDEGTAQSTEAGHYPLLKNGLLPSVPEREVEQPGFGSCEPAFMRVSHPPRFHSFS, via the coding sequence GTGGAAGACAAACCCCAGAACCCCCGTACCCGCAAACGCGCTAGCACTATCAATCCGGAACCAGCTTCATTGGGGGTTGTCGGCAAGTCTGAAACAGTTGAAGCCCCCCCTGCCCAGGGGGAGGGTTCCAACGCTGAAAGCGCAATCAGCGCCGCTTCCTCTTCACCCAAGCCCACCAAAACCACCACGCGCCGCACAACGCGCAAAAAAGCTGTTAAGGACGCGCCTGCCCCTGAAAGTGCCCAGCCCCAGACTGGTGAGGGGGCAAGTATTTCTGAAGAAACCCCGATTGAGTCTGCCAGCACGGAGGCACCCGCCAAGCCTGCGCGCAAGCGTGCCACCCGCGCCAAGAGCGCAGCCAGCACGGCCACCAAAGCAGCCAAAACCAAAACCACCACGCGCCGTACAACGCGCAAAAAAGCTGCTGAGGATGCGCCTGCTCCTGAAGGCGCCCAGCCCCAGGCTGGTGAGGGGGCAAGTACTCCTGAAGAAGCCCCGGTTGAGTCTGCCAGCACGGAGGCACCCGCTAAGCCTACGCGCAAGCGTGCCACCCGCGCCAAAAGCGCAGCCAGCACCGCCACCAAAGCAGCCAAAACCAAAACCACCACGCGCCGCACAACGCGCAAAAAAGCTGTTGAGGAGGCGCCTGCCCCTGAAAGTGCCCAGCCCCAGGCGGATGAGGGGGCAAGCACACCTGAGGCAAATCCTGTGGAAGCTGCCAGCACGGAGGTGGAGGCATCCGCCAAGCCTTCTGAGGTCACCCCTATTGACACTCAGGGCCACCATGACCGCCCCACGTCGGAAAACGTGCAGGAAGCGGGCAACAGCCCTCATTGGCATATGGAGGCCGAGCCCATTCCCGGCGGCGTGCAGGTGGAGGAAAGCTATGTGGAACCAGCCCCCCAGGGGGAAGGCGCAACCACCGCTGAAACCATTATTGACGTGACTTCCAACGAGGTTGCACCTGAAGGGCTGACAGAGCCCACCTACCCAGCCAGCCAAGAGGGCGGCTTTGCTGCCCTGGGACTGAACCAGGCCATTTCAGGTGCAGTCCAAGCCATGGGTTACGTGGCGCCAACACCCATCCAGGCGCAGGCTATCCCCCCTTTGCTGCAGGGGCGGGACGTCCTGGGCATTGCCCAGACAGGTACAGGCAAAACAGCTTCCTTCACGCTGCCACTCATCCAGAAGCTGACGGGGCGCCCTGGCAAAGCGCGTATGCCGCGTGCCCTCATCCTGGAGCCCACGCGTGAACTGGCCCTCCAAGTGGCTGAGAACCTGGAGCGTTACAGCCAAGGCAGCGGGTTGAGCTCTGCACTGCTTATCGGCGGCACCTCTATGAATGAGCAGCGCGAGCGCCTGCGCCGCGGCGCTGACATCCTCATCGCCACCCCTGGGCGCTTGCTGGACCTGTTTGAGCGTGGCGCCCTGCTGCTGAACGGGCTGGAATTCCTGGTGATAGATGAAGCCGACCGCATGTTGGACATGGGTTTCATGCCTGACATCGAGCGCATCCGCCAGCTTGTGCCAGCCCATGTGCAGACAGCTTTCTTCTCCGCCACGATGGCACCTGAGATGCGCGCCATCGCAGACCGTTTCCTCAAAACCCCTGTGGAGATCAGCATCGCGCCGCCCGCTTCCGTGGCCAGCACCATTACGGAAGAGGCCTGCCTTGTGGCTGATGGCATGAAAGGCCCTGCCCTGCGGCGTCTGCTTTATTGCGAAGGGGATGGCAATACCATTGTGTTCTGCAACCGCAAGCGGGACGTTGACGATGTTCAGGCGGAGCTTGCGCGCTATGGCGCCAAGGTGGGGCACCTCCACGGCGGCCTTGACCAATCCATGCGCTTTGAAACGCTTGAGCGTTTCCGCCAAGGGGAGCTAAAAGTGCTTGTCTGCACGGATGTGGCAGCGCGCGGCATCGATATCGATAGCCTGTCCTGCGTCATCAATTATGACCTGCCAAGGGCGCCTGAAGACTATGTTCACCGTGTGGGGCGCACAGGGCGCGCTGGGCAGGAAGGCCACGCCATCAGCTTGTTGACGGAGGATGAACGCCCCCAGCTGGAGGCGATTGAGGAGCTGACCGGCCACAAGCTGGACCAGGTGTCGCTCGATGGCCTCACCCCAGATGCCAGCGCCGCCACCAAGGCGCAGGAACTGGGCGCTCCCCCCCTTCAGAGCCAGGAGGTGGAACCCGCCCCGACCACGCGCCAGCCTTCCACCCATGGGCGCAGGGGCCAGGAAAAGCGCAGTGAACGCACCAAGCAGCGTGAAGGACGCCCAACCTCTGCTTCTCCAGCCCAGCCCACGCCTGAAACGCAGGATGTGGTGCTGGAAAGTGTGGTTGAAGACACAGACTCTTTGCCTGACAGCTTGCGTGAAGCCATCGCCCCCCGCATGGCTGAACGCCGTGCAGAACCTTTGCCAAAGCACAGCGACCACGAAAGCCACCAGCATGAAGGCAAGGGCCGCCACAGCCGCCGCCGTGATGAGGGTACAGCCCAATCCACTGAGGCAGGCCATTACCCGTTGCTCAAAAACGGCCTACTGCCCTCCGTTCCTGAACGGGAGGTGGAGCAGCCTGGGTTTGGCAGCTGTGAACCTGCCTTCATGCGTGTTTCACACCCGCCCCGCTTCCATTCATTTTCCTGA
- a CDS encoding class I SAM-dependent RNA methyltransferase — protein sequence MTTATTTHAIAAPCPHFGRCGGCALQDRPLAANLEQKCGRVEGALRQAGFENLPQPGTFQVQPHSRRRMDLAVERVQGGVLLGLHARRGNPIDVADDCLLPRPEIAALFNPLEEVLATLGALTKQGGVAINLLDSGPDITLELATEPSAPDRAKLADFAVQHDIARISWRPAPHKAVETLVLRRPVFHSFGPLKVSPPAAAFMQATVEAEKALADAVLVGLPKLNRKDRIFELYAGCGTLTGPLSEVGQVVAMEGHGPAEAALRSATKGLRITTQQRDLVRQPLQKNDLDKARVVVLDPPRAGAGPQMQPLAASSVQDVVYVSCSPESMAKDLAVLRRAGFAVLQWTVVDQFLWSPEVETVVVLTRDPKRLKKAAKQSEPIAPT from the coding sequence ATGACCACAGCCACGACCACCCACGCCATTGCTGCGCCGTGCCCTCATTTTGGCCGCTGCGGAGGTTGCGCTCTGCAGGACAGACCCCTTGCTGCCAACCTGGAACAGAAGTGCGGCCGGGTGGAAGGGGCCTTGCGCCAGGCTGGTTTTGAAAACCTGCCCCAGCCGGGGACTTTCCAGGTGCAGCCCCACAGCCGCCGCCGCATGGATTTGGCTGTGGAGCGCGTTCAAGGGGGCGTTCTGCTGGGGCTACATGCACGCCGCGGCAACCCCATTGACGTAGCAGACGATTGCCTCTTGCCCAGGCCTGAGATCGCCGCCCTTTTCAACCCCCTTGAGGAAGTGCTGGCCACGTTGGGCGCCTTGACCAAGCAAGGGGGTGTTGCCATCAATCTTCTGGACAGCGGGCCTGACATCACTCTGGAACTGGCAACGGAACCTAGCGCGCCAGACCGCGCCAAGCTGGCTGACTTTGCCGTGCAGCATGATATAGCGCGCATCAGCTGGCGCCCCGCCCCCCACAAAGCTGTGGAGACCCTAGTGCTGCGCAGGCCTGTGTTCCACAGTTTTGGTCCTTTGAAGGTCTCCCCGCCAGCGGCGGCCTTCATGCAGGCCACAGTGGAGGCGGAGAAGGCCTTGGCTGACGCTGTTCTGGTTGGCTTACCTAAGTTGAACCGCAAAGACCGCATTTTTGAGCTTTACGCTGGCTGCGGCACCCTGACTGGCCCCCTTTCAGAAGTAGGCCAGGTTGTGGCTATGGAAGGGCACGGCCCTGCTGAAGCCGCTTTGCGCAGTGCCACCAAGGGGTTGCGCATCACCACGCAGCAACGTGACCTGGTGCGCCAGCCTTTGCAGAAAAATGACTTGGACAAAGCGCGCGTTGTGGTGCTGGACCCGCCGCGTGCTGGCGCAGGGCCCCAAATGCAGCCTTTGGCCGCCTCCTCTGTTCAAGATGTTGTTTATGTCAGCTGTTCGCCTGAGAGCATGGCCAAGGATTTGGCCGTTCTGCGCCGCGCTGGCTTTGCTGTGCTGCAATGGACGGTGGTTGACCAGTTCCTCTGGTCGCCAGAGGTGGAGACGGTCGTGGTGCTGACCCGTGACCCCAAGCGCTTGAAGAAGGCAGCCAAGCAGTCTGAACCCATTGCTCCCACCTGA
- a CDS encoding DUF59 domain-containing protein: MADTEAEGAAANLENPSATPPQTVVTEEATTPAGQVFDAFKGDVQAAQAAQLEGEPPLDEVIAAISTVYDPEIPVNIYELGLIYTIDLHDDGSVGIDMSLTTPNCPSAQDLPMMVRYAVLSVPAVKKCEVRVVWEPPWDMSRMSDDARLALNIF, from the coding sequence ATGGCAGACACAGAGGCCGAGGGCGCGGCGGCTAATCTTGAAAACCCTTCTGCCACCCCACCCCAAACCGTAGTCACTGAGGAAGCCACAACCCCGGCAGGGCAGGTGTTTGACGCTTTCAAAGGGGACGTTCAGGCAGCCCAAGCAGCCCAGCTGGAAGGTGAGCCACCGCTTGATGAGGTGATCGCTGCCATTTCAACGGTTTACGATCCGGAAATCCCCGTCAACATTTACGAATTGGGGCTGATTTACACCATCGACCTGCATGATGATGGTTCTGTGGGGATCGACATGTCCCTCACCACCCCCAACTGCCCCAGCGCGCAAGATCTGCCCATGATGGTGCGCTATGCTGTCCTGTCCGTGCCAGCGGTCAAGAAATGCGAAGTGCGCGTTGTGTGGGAGCCACCATGGGACATGAGCCGCATGAGTGATGACGCCCGCTTGGCGCTGAATATTTTTTGA
- a CDS encoding aminotransferase class V-fold PLP-dependent enzyme — MRAQFPILQEKVNGQPLVFLDSAASAQKPDMVIDAMGEAARHCYANIHRGLHSMSERTTAAYEGVRRDVARFINAPDARSVVFTANSTAAMNLLAHSYGATMAPGQAILISELEHHANIVPWQMLRDRTGLELRVCPITPEGDLDLDAYRKLLADGRVDLVSITHMSNVLGTVTPVGVLATMAHEAGARIHIDASQSIVHQPLDVQALDVDFMSFTGHKLYGPTGVGVLWGRYDLMQALPPFMGGGDMIRSVSFERSTWADTPHRFEAGTGPILEVIGLGAAIRFVESIGMDWIHQHDQALVRHAQNVLGNLKGVQLLGQPKERGGVVSFTMEGAHPHDLAVLLDQQGIAIRAGQHCAEPLVHKLGLQGTARASFGAYTTPAEIDALGRGLERAHDLLN; from the coding sequence GTGCGCGCCCAGTTCCCCATCCTGCAGGAGAAGGTCAACGGCCAGCCCTTGGTCTTTCTGGACAGCGCCGCCTCCGCCCAGAAGCCAGACATGGTCATCGATGCCATGGGAGAGGCTGCGCGCCATTGCTACGCCAACATCCACCGTGGCCTGCACAGCATGAGCGAACGCACCACAGCCGCTTACGAAGGGGTGCGGCGCGATGTTGCGCGTTTCATCAACGCGCCTGACGCGCGCTCAGTGGTGTTCACTGCCAACAGCACCGCCGCCATGAACCTGTTGGCCCACAGCTATGGCGCCACCATGGCGCCGGGGCAAGCCATCTTGATTTCAGAGCTGGAGCACCACGCCAACATCGTGCCTTGGCAGATGCTGCGTGACCGCACTGGCCTGGAGCTGCGTGTCTGCCCCATCACCCCTGAAGGCGACCTGGACCTGGACGCTTACAGGAAACTGCTGGCTGACGGGCGCGTTGATTTGGTCAGCATCACCCACATGTCCAACGTGCTGGGCACCGTCACCCCTGTGGGGGTCTTAGCTACTATGGCCCATGAGGCCGGCGCGCGCATCCATATTGACGCGTCACAATCCATTGTCCACCAACCACTGGACGTCCAGGCATTGGATGTGGACTTCATGTCCTTTACAGGCCACAAGCTCTATGGCCCCACAGGGGTGGGCGTTCTGTGGGGGCGGTACGACCTCATGCAGGCGCTCCCGCCCTTCATGGGGGGTGGTGACATGATCCGCTCCGTTAGTTTTGAGCGCAGCACATGGGCTGACACCCCCCACCGTTTTGAGGCCGGCACAGGCCCCATCCTGGAGGTCATCGGGTTGGGTGCCGCCATTCGCTTTGTGGAATCCATCGGCATGGACTGGATCCACCAGCATGACCAGGCCTTGGTGCGCCACGCCCAGAACGTCCTTGGCAACCTGAAGGGCGTCCAGCTGCTGGGCCAGCCCAAGGAACGTGGTGGTGTTGTGTCCTTCACCATGGAAGGGGCGCATCCCCACGACCTGGCCGTTCTGCTGGACCAGCAAGGCATCGCCATCCGGGCCGGCCAGCACTGCGCTGAGCCACTGGTGCATAAATTGGGGCTGCAGGGCACGGCGCGGGCAAGCTTTGGCGCCTACACCACCCCTGCTGAAATTGACGCCCTTGGACGTGGCCTTGAACGCGCCCATGATTTGCTGAATTGA
- the sufD gene encoding Fe-S cluster assembly protein SufD translates to MSGPTAETTTQPKGGLEGAMPAMAAFRARAGQAAPLLGEALPTRKQEAWHYTSLLPVAQVPWQQAPALSLEAASALLGSITLPPGLAGQVVLANGHLVEDLTKLPAGVTLEVRAADTSLNQGFEGTEGPKGAPAALQDGSAFTDNLNKALCGQVLRLRVAKGMEVGTLALVMLHEACGSAPLSTHERLELHLEEGSTLRLVEVQQSQGICLANPCLHLDVASHARLDYARLHREGEGGFHLAHLSAELHSHATLHAIAITRGAALARLESVVRLGGPHAFVHLDGVQVLEGGRFADFTSDIRHQSPDCRSRQLVRTVADDQGHGVFQGRVYVARGADGTDGAQMNQALLMSEKAWVDSKPALEIYADDVSCSHGAAIGALDEDQLFYLRARGIPEPKARAMLVRAFLEDALEGTADETLRNWLQESCFP, encoded by the coding sequence ATGAGCGGCCCCACAGCTGAAACCACAACGCAGCCCAAGGGTGGCTTGGAAGGCGCTATGCCTGCCATGGCGGCTTTTAGGGCGCGCGCAGGCCAGGCAGCCCCCCTGCTGGGGGAGGCCTTGCCCACACGCAAACAGGAAGCCTGGCACTACACGTCACTGCTGCCTGTGGCGCAGGTGCCGTGGCAGCAGGCGCCTGCCCTGAGCCTGGAAGCTGCCAGCGCGCTCCTTGGGTCCATCACCCTGCCGCCTGGGCTGGCTGGGCAGGTTGTTCTGGCCAATGGTCACTTGGTGGAGGACCTTACCAAATTGCCGGCCGGCGTCACCCTGGAAGTGAGGGCTGCGGACACCAGCCTGAACCAGGGCTTTGAAGGCACTGAAGGCCCTAAAGGTGCGCCCGCCGCTTTGCAGGATGGCAGCGCCTTTACCGACAACCTCAACAAGGCCCTGTGCGGCCAGGTGCTGCGCCTGCGCGTTGCCAAAGGTATGGAAGTTGGAACGCTGGCGCTGGTCATGCTTCATGAAGCTTGCGGCAGCGCGCCCCTCTCCACCCATGAGCGCCTGGAGCTTCATTTGGAGGAGGGCTCTACCCTTCGCTTGGTAGAGGTCCAGCAAAGCCAGGGAATATGCCTGGCCAACCCTTGCCTCCACCTGGATGTAGCTTCCCATGCCCGACTTGATTACGCGCGCCTGCACAGGGAGGGTGAAGGGGGCTTCCACCTGGCCCATTTGAGCGCTGAACTTCACAGCCACGCCACCCTTCACGCTATTGCCATCACTAGGGGTGCCGCCTTGGCACGCTTGGAAAGCGTGGTCAGGCTTGGGGGGCCACATGCCTTTGTGCATCTTGATGGCGTTCAGGTCTTGGAGGGGGGGCGTTTTGCCGACTTCACCTCTGACATCCGCCACCAAAGCCCAGACTGCCGTTCGCGCCAGCTTGTGCGCACTGTGGCTGATGACCAAGGTCATGGCGTGTTCCAAGGGCGGGTGTATGTTGCCCGTGGGGCTGACGGCACAGATGGCGCGCAGATGAACCAGGCCTTGCTGATGTCTGAAAAAGCATGGGTGGACAGCAAGCCAGCGCTTGAAATCTATGCGGATGATGTATCCTGCAGCCATGGCGCCGCCATAGGCGCGCTTGATGAAGACCAACTGTTCTACCTCAGGGCACGTGGCATTCCAGAGCCAAAGGCCCGCGCCATGCTGGTGCGCGCCTTCCTGGAGGACGCCTTAGAGGGCACAGCGGACGAAACGCTGCGCAACTGGCTGCAGGAGAGCTGCTTCCCATGA
- the sufC gene encoding Fe-S cluster assembly ATPase SufC, with the protein MTTHKPAETSRPLLAVHDLHARIEADGAHKDILKGLSLEVPAGEVHAIMGPNGCGKSTLSNVLAGQPRYEVTSGQAALRGEDLLAMPPEERAAKGVFLAFQNPVELPGVNNATFLRTAVNAVRRARGEGELAPVAFLKAARAEMKALSFPEDMLKRAVNVGFSGGEKKRNDILQMKMLNPSLAILDEMDSGLDIDALRIVAQGVNALRGPGFSALIITHHQKLLDYIVPDRVHVMAGGRIIHSGGPEVSRQLEREGYSHFLEKHAEEQRS; encoded by the coding sequence ATGACCACCCATAAGCCTGCTGAAACCAGCCGCCCTCTCCTGGCCGTCCATGACCTTCACGCCCGCATTGAGGCGGACGGCGCGCACAAGGACATCCTCAAAGGGCTTTCCCTTGAAGTCCCCGCTGGCGAGGTCCACGCCATCATGGGGCCTAATGGCTGCGGCAAGTCCACACTCTCCAACGTTTTGGCTGGCCAGCCCCGCTATGAGGTCACCTCAGGCCAGGCTGCTCTGCGGGGCGAGGACCTGCTGGCCATGCCCCCTGAGGAACGCGCCGCCAAAGGGGTTTTTCTGGCCTTTCAAAACCCGGTGGAGCTGCCTGGCGTTAACAATGCCACCTTCCTGCGCACTGCAGTCAACGCCGTGCGCCGCGCCAGGGGGGAGGGGGAGCTTGCCCCGGTGGCGTTCCTTAAGGCTGCGCGGGCGGAGATGAAGGCGCTTTCCTTCCCTGAGGACATGCTCAAGCGGGCGGTCAATGTGGGCTTCTCTGGCGGTGAGAAAAAACGCAATGACATCCTGCAAATGAAAATGCTCAACCCCTCCTTAGCCATTCTTGATGAAATGGACAGTGGACTGGACATCGATGCCCTGCGCATTGTGGCGCAAGGCGTCAACGCGTTGCGCGGGCCTGGCTTCTCCGCCCTCATTATCACCCATCACCAGAAACTGCTTGATTATATCGTGCCTGACCGCGTCCACGTCATGGCGGGGGGGCGCATCATCCATTCTGGTGGGCCTGAGGTTTCCCGGCAGCTTGAGCGTGAAGGCTACAGCCACTTCCTGGAGAAGCACGCTGAGGAGCAGCGCTCATGA